In a single window of the Nicotiana tomentosiformis chromosome 8, ASM39032v3, whole genome shotgun sequence genome:
- the LOC138897516 gene encoding uncharacterized protein yields the protein MVVDALTRKAKSMGSLAYIPVGERPLALDVQALANQLVRAVKHSGANKVSIGDDGVLRMHGRIYVPNVDGLHELIREEAHSSWYSIHLGAAKIYRDLRQYYWWRRIKKDIVGYVARCLNYQ from the exons atggtggttgatgccttgactaGAAAGGCtaagagtatgggtagccttgcatatattccagttggtgagagaccgctagcattggatgttcaggctttggccaatcagctcgtgag GGCAGTGAAGCACAGTGGTGCCAAcaaggtttctattggagatgatggggtgttgcggatgcatggTCGGATTTATGTGCCAAATGTGGATGGATTACATGAGTTGATTcgtgaggaggcccatagttcgtggtattccattcatcttgGTGCCGCCAAGATATATCGAGATTTGAGGcaatactattggtggagaagaataaagaaagatatagttgggtatgttgctcggtgtttgaactatcagtag